In one window of Syngnathus typhle isolate RoL2023-S1 ecotype Sweden linkage group LG7, RoL_Styp_1.0, whole genome shotgun sequence DNA:
- the ppp1r3ab gene encoding uncharacterized protein ppp1r3ab isoform X2: protein MNGKHTQQNLSEKWTPVNEGLAKLHWFKKVLEERTFATSPTCCLFLLCGEEDKQRPRRRDHLPFGSPQPSAPMDFEGRTRPAPACRLLLPGPEADEDDGDMVISIRPKSSPLPRRKSSLSDEDDSELEQPPPCGSRRVSFADALGQSLVQVKEFDLWDVPNPPGMEFLDGEGLATEEYRMSPLTFQSPLSPEDLLVRVQEQKVELESLELIPGTTTLKGLICVLNMSFHKAVYVRTTLDCWASHFDLLTEYIPTSGHAHMDRFSFKLTLVPPFEEQGSRVDFCLRYETPVGTFWANNDNRNYVLLCQKRSKEQRENPQMQNGQKKSCLKTVLRCDSQASADETLSQENSSPDGSTNGERVDNEQVILIRHQSEVDGNNSQDEIRQNCVRRKRRKAARMALVKDYFCERDGGVLDASTPKDDSEIPARESWSEDKVEGSCALLETTLRERPTRAHETQARHEPKTPDDAALTSSIQGDVSPDTSTDETPPAQHRDTFVPEAEGTNESCSNQSSGFAFGSHMFDDNGTCPDPIAGEDDTSRDVEDITRRVSLMLEKASEANDSVMGSRDHQHVTKNSIEGCFDANLNVPLVENGTWSDAEDSSKQRSFNVTKIHQEPFAPSRLPLHQSKNDVPLENWQLQEKLTDEFIDTDLNVPEDTWNRADDAIEGETEDIQRRCQPDEREEEVEIASPEAEEPDDVENDHVKMNFDVAEEHCVEIRGGKIEICLDEDGADVELEEQDIKPGDEEQQSPGDDIRGSQSGHSRDPTQQNPDSAHLLDEEIESEDAQSESDGASAESDSDDEVELYMHCLRAVRTKDPSAEAAFNLSKRPSLSKTKALSSPMPSISEAAEEDRVAWRPESQADNVVRSPPTESAGKNAVSRDSRSSCSSISTMLLYIGLLAVFTLTAYYYDFLACFGLYVVTLVWLLCQGEKHSMKDNSIG, encoded by the exons ATGAatggcaaacacacacagcaaaaTCTAAGTGAG AAGTGGACGCCTGTTAATGAAG GTCTTGCCAAACTACATTGGTTCAAAAAAGTTCTTGAAGAGCGAACCTTCGCCACATCACCGACGTGCTGCTTGTTCCTGCTGTGCGGGGAGGAAGACAAACAG AGGCCGAGGCGTCGCGATCACCTTCCGTTCGGCTCTCCGCAGCCCAGCGCCCCCATGGACTTTGAGGGACGAACCAGACCGGCCCCGGCCTGTCGCCTCCTCTTGCCGGGCCCGGAGGCGGACGAGGACGACGGCGACATGGTGATCAGCATCAGGCCCAAATCTTCCCCGCTGCCACGGAGAAAGAGCTCGCTCTCCGACGAGGACGACTCTGAGCTCGAGCAGCCGCCGCCTTGCGGCTCCAGGAGGGTGTCCTTTGCGGACGCCCTCGGTCAAAGTTTGGTGCAAGTGAAGGAGTTTGATTTGTGGGATGTGCCCAATCCGCCAGGAATGGAGTTCCTGGATGGCGAGGGACTAGCTACGGAGGAGTACCGCATGTCTCCTCTGACTTTCCAATCCCCGTTGTCTCCCGAGGATCTGCTGGTTAGGGTCCAGGAGCAGAAAGTCGAGCTGGAGTCCCTGGAGTTGATCCCGGGGACCACCACGCTGAAAGGCCTGATCTGCGTCCTCAACATGTCCTTCCACAAGGCCGTGTACGTGCGCACCACTTTGGACTGCTGGGCCAGCCACTTTGATCTCCTGACCGAGTACATCCCCACGTCGGGCCACGCTCACATGGATCGCTTCTCCTTCAAGCTGACCTTAGTGCCGCCCTTTGAAGAGCAGGGATCCCGAGTTGATTTTTGTCTGCGATACGAGACGCCCGTGGGTACGTTCTGGGCCAACAACGACAACAGGAACTACGTGCTGTTGTGCCAGAAAAGGAGCAAAGAGCAGAGGGAGAACCCCCAGATGCAAAATGGGCAGAAGAAAAGCTGCCTAAAGACTGTTTTGAG ATGTGACAGTCAAGCCTCTGCGGATGAAACACTTAGCCAAGAAAACTCGTCACCAG ATGGGTCAACAAATGGAGAAAGGGTTGACAATGAGCAAGTCATCCTAATTCGCCATCAGTCAGAAGTAGACGGGAACAATTCACAG GATGAGATCAGACAGAACTGCGTCCGACGAAAACGTCGAAAGGCGGCCCGCATGGCTCTGGTGAAGGACTACTTTTGTGAAAGAGACGGCGGCGTACTCGATGCGTCCACTCCGAAAGACGACAGCGAAATCCCAGCAAGGGAATCTTGGTCTGAAGACAAAGTTGAAGGTTCTTGCGCCCTTCTGGAAACCACTTTGAGGGAAAGGCCAACCCGAGCACACGAGACGCAGGCACGCCATGAGCCGAAGACACCCGACGATGCCGCGTTGACATCTTCAATCCAAGGCGACGTTAGCCCGGACACGTCAACCGACGAGACTCCGCCCGCTCAACATCGCGACACTTTTGTCCCCGAGGCTGAAGGAACAAACGAGAGCTGCTCAAATCAAAGCAGCGGCTTCGCTTTTGGAAGTCACATGTTCGACGACAATGGGACGTGTCCGGATCCGATTGCGGGAGAAGACGATACCAGCCGTGACGTTGAAGACATAACTCGCCGGGTTAGTTTGATGCTTGAGAAGGCGTCAGAAGCGAACGATTCTGTGATGGGATCAAGAGATCATCAACATGTGACAAAGAACTCGATTGAAGGTTGCTTCGACGCCAACCTGAATGTTCCTCTTGTGGAAAACGGCACATGGAGTGACGCAGAGGATTCTAGTAAACAAAGAAGTTTCAACGTAACCAAGATTCACCAAGAGCCGTTTGCACCATCGCGTCTGCCCTTGCACCAAAGCAAAAATGATGTCCCGCTCGAGAATTGGCAGCTTCAGGAAAAGCTCACTGATGAGTTCATTGACACTGATTTGAATGTTCCTGAAGACACTTGGAATCGGGCTGACGATGCTATCGAAGGTGAAACCGAGGACATTCAGCGCCGCTGTCAACCAGATGAGCGAGAGGAGGAAGTTGAAATTGCATCTCCAGAGGCAGAAGAACCTGATGATGTCGAAAACGATCACGTGAAGATGAATTTCGACGTAGCTGAAGAACATTGTGTGGAGATCCGGGGTGGTAAAATAGAGATATGTTTAGATGAAGATGGAGCAGATGTGGAATTGGAGGAGCAAGACATCAAGCCAGGAGATGAAGAGCAGCAAAGCCCGGGTGATGACATCAGGGGGTCACAATCGGGTCACTCGCGTGATCCGACTCAACAGAATCCAGATAGCGCCCATCTCCTTGATGAAGAAATCGAGAGTGAGGACGCACAATCCGAGAGCGACGGCGCATCGGCCGAATCGGACTCGGACGACGAGGTGGAGCTCTACATGCACTGCCTGCGAGCGGTCCGCACCAAAGACCCGAGCGCCGAAGCAGCCTTCAACCTTAGCAAGAGGCCCTCTCTAAGCAAAACCAAAGCTCTCTCCTCACCCATGCCGTCCATCAGCGAGGCTGCGGAGGAGGACCGTGTCGCCTGGCGTCCGGAAAGCCAAGCGGATAATGTCGTCCGGTCGCCACCGACGGAATCCGCTGGCAAAAACGCGGTGAGCCGCGACAGCCGCTCCTCCTGCAGCTCCATCTCCACAATGTTGCTGTACATTGGCTTGTTAGCAGTATTTACGTTGACGGCTTATTATTACGATTTTCTGGCATGTTTTGGCCTCTACGTGGTTACGCTGGTGTGGCTCTTGTGTCAGGGAGAAAAACACTCCATGAAAGACAACTCCATAGGCTAA
- the ppp1r3ab gene encoding uncharacterized protein ppp1r3ab isoform X4 → MNGKHTQQNLSEKWTPVNEGLAKLHWFKKVLEERTFATSPTCCLFLLCGEEDKQPSAPMDFEGRTRPAPACRLLLPGPEADEDDGDMVISIRPKSSPLPRRKSSLSDEDDSELEQPPPCGSRRVSFADALGQSLVQVKEFDLWDVPNPPGMEFLDGEGLATEEYRMSPLTFQSPLSPEDLLVRVQEQKVELESLELIPGTTTLKGLICVLNMSFHKAVYVRTTLDCWASHFDLLTEYIPTSGHAHMDRFSFKLTLVPPFEEQGSRVDFCLRYETPVGTFWANNDNRNYVLLCQKRSKEQRENPQMQNGQKKSCLKTVLRCDSQASADETLSQENSSPDGSTNGERVDNEQVILIRHQSEVDGNNSQDEIRQNCVRRKRRKAARMALVKDYFCERDGGVLDASTPKDDSEIPARESWSEDKVEGSCALLETTLRERPTRAHETQARHEPKTPDDAALTSSIQGDVSPDTSTDETPPAQHRDTFVPEAEGTNESCSNQSSGFAFGSHMFDDNGTCPDPIAGEDDTSRDVEDITRRVSLMLEKASEANDSVMGSRDHQHVTKNSIEGCFDANLNVPLVENGTWSDAEDSSKQRSFNVTKIHQEPFAPSRLPLHQSKNDVPLENWQLQEKLTDEFIDTDLNVPEDTWNRADDAIEGETEDIQRRCQPDEREEEVEIASPEAEEPDDVENDHVKMNFDVAEEHCVEIRGGKIEICLDEDGADVELEEQDIKPGDEEQQSPGDDIRGSQSGHSRDPTQQNPDSAHLLDEEIESEDAQSESDGASAESDSDDEVELYMHCLRAVRTKDPSAEAAFNLSKRPSLSKTKALSSPMPSISEAAEEDRVAWRPESQADNVVRSPPTESAGKNAVSRDSRSSCSSISTMLLYIGLLAVFTLTAYYYDFLACFGLYVVTLVWLLCQGEKHSMKDNSIG, encoded by the exons ATGAatggcaaacacacacagcaaaaTCTAAGTGAG AAGTGGACGCCTGTTAATGAAG GTCTTGCCAAACTACATTGGTTCAAAAAAGTTCTTGAAGAGCGAACCTTCGCCACATCACCGACGTGCTGCTTGTTCCTGCTGTGCGGGGAGGAAGACAAACAG CCCAGCGCCCCCATGGACTTTGAGGGACGAACCAGACCGGCCCCGGCCTGTCGCCTCCTCTTGCCGGGCCCGGAGGCGGACGAGGACGACGGCGACATGGTGATCAGCATCAGGCCCAAATCTTCCCCGCTGCCACGGAGAAAGAGCTCGCTCTCCGACGAGGACGACTCTGAGCTCGAGCAGCCGCCGCCTTGCGGCTCCAGGAGGGTGTCCTTTGCGGACGCCCTCGGTCAAAGTTTGGTGCAAGTGAAGGAGTTTGATTTGTGGGATGTGCCCAATCCGCCAGGAATGGAGTTCCTGGATGGCGAGGGACTAGCTACGGAGGAGTACCGCATGTCTCCTCTGACTTTCCAATCCCCGTTGTCTCCCGAGGATCTGCTGGTTAGGGTCCAGGAGCAGAAAGTCGAGCTGGAGTCCCTGGAGTTGATCCCGGGGACCACCACGCTGAAAGGCCTGATCTGCGTCCTCAACATGTCCTTCCACAAGGCCGTGTACGTGCGCACCACTTTGGACTGCTGGGCCAGCCACTTTGATCTCCTGACCGAGTACATCCCCACGTCGGGCCACGCTCACATGGATCGCTTCTCCTTCAAGCTGACCTTAGTGCCGCCCTTTGAAGAGCAGGGATCCCGAGTTGATTTTTGTCTGCGATACGAGACGCCCGTGGGTACGTTCTGGGCCAACAACGACAACAGGAACTACGTGCTGTTGTGCCAGAAAAGGAGCAAAGAGCAGAGGGAGAACCCCCAGATGCAAAATGGGCAGAAGAAAAGCTGCCTAAAGACTGTTTTGAG ATGTGACAGTCAAGCCTCTGCGGATGAAACACTTAGCCAAGAAAACTCGTCACCAG ATGGGTCAACAAATGGAGAAAGGGTTGACAATGAGCAAGTCATCCTAATTCGCCATCAGTCAGAAGTAGACGGGAACAATTCACAG GATGAGATCAGACAGAACTGCGTCCGACGAAAACGTCGAAAGGCGGCCCGCATGGCTCTGGTGAAGGACTACTTTTGTGAAAGAGACGGCGGCGTACTCGATGCGTCCACTCCGAAAGACGACAGCGAAATCCCAGCAAGGGAATCTTGGTCTGAAGACAAAGTTGAAGGTTCTTGCGCCCTTCTGGAAACCACTTTGAGGGAAAGGCCAACCCGAGCACACGAGACGCAGGCACGCCATGAGCCGAAGACACCCGACGATGCCGCGTTGACATCTTCAATCCAAGGCGACGTTAGCCCGGACACGTCAACCGACGAGACTCCGCCCGCTCAACATCGCGACACTTTTGTCCCCGAGGCTGAAGGAACAAACGAGAGCTGCTCAAATCAAAGCAGCGGCTTCGCTTTTGGAAGTCACATGTTCGACGACAATGGGACGTGTCCGGATCCGATTGCGGGAGAAGACGATACCAGCCGTGACGTTGAAGACATAACTCGCCGGGTTAGTTTGATGCTTGAGAAGGCGTCAGAAGCGAACGATTCTGTGATGGGATCAAGAGATCATCAACATGTGACAAAGAACTCGATTGAAGGTTGCTTCGACGCCAACCTGAATGTTCCTCTTGTGGAAAACGGCACATGGAGTGACGCAGAGGATTCTAGTAAACAAAGAAGTTTCAACGTAACCAAGATTCACCAAGAGCCGTTTGCACCATCGCGTCTGCCCTTGCACCAAAGCAAAAATGATGTCCCGCTCGAGAATTGGCAGCTTCAGGAAAAGCTCACTGATGAGTTCATTGACACTGATTTGAATGTTCCTGAAGACACTTGGAATCGGGCTGACGATGCTATCGAAGGTGAAACCGAGGACATTCAGCGCCGCTGTCAACCAGATGAGCGAGAGGAGGAAGTTGAAATTGCATCTCCAGAGGCAGAAGAACCTGATGATGTCGAAAACGATCACGTGAAGATGAATTTCGACGTAGCTGAAGAACATTGTGTGGAGATCCGGGGTGGTAAAATAGAGATATGTTTAGATGAAGATGGAGCAGATGTGGAATTGGAGGAGCAAGACATCAAGCCAGGAGATGAAGAGCAGCAAAGCCCGGGTGATGACATCAGGGGGTCACAATCGGGTCACTCGCGTGATCCGACTCAACAGAATCCAGATAGCGCCCATCTCCTTGATGAAGAAATCGAGAGTGAGGACGCACAATCCGAGAGCGACGGCGCATCGGCCGAATCGGACTCGGACGACGAGGTGGAGCTCTACATGCACTGCCTGCGAGCGGTCCGCACCAAAGACCCGAGCGCCGAAGCAGCCTTCAACCTTAGCAAGAGGCCCTCTCTAAGCAAAACCAAAGCTCTCTCCTCACCCATGCCGTCCATCAGCGAGGCTGCGGAGGAGGACCGTGTCGCCTGGCGTCCGGAAAGCCAAGCGGATAATGTCGTCCGGTCGCCACCGACGGAATCCGCTGGCAAAAACGCGGTGAGCCGCGACAGCCGCTCCTCCTGCAGCTCCATCTCCACAATGTTGCTGTACATTGGCTTGTTAGCAGTATTTACGTTGACGGCTTATTATTACGATTTTCTGGCATGTTTTGGCCTCTACGTGGTTACGCTGGTGTGGCTCTTGTGTCAGGGAGAAAAACACTCCATGAAAGACAACTCCATAGGCTAA
- the ppp1r3ab gene encoding uncharacterized protein ppp1r3ab isoform X3 has product MNGKHTQQNLSEKWTPVNEGLAKLHWFKKVLEERTFATSPTCCLFLLCGEEDKQVPSAPMDFEGRTRPAPACRLLLPGPEADEDDGDMVISIRPKSSPLPRRKSSLSDEDDSELEQPPPCGSRRVSFADALGQSLVQVKEFDLWDVPNPPGMEFLDGEGLATEEYRMSPLTFQSPLSPEDLLVRVQEQKVELESLELIPGTTTLKGLICVLNMSFHKAVYVRTTLDCWASHFDLLTEYIPTSGHAHMDRFSFKLTLVPPFEEQGSRVDFCLRYETPVGTFWANNDNRNYVLLCQKRSKEQRENPQMQNGQKKSCLKTVLRCDSQASADETLSQENSSPDGSTNGERVDNEQVILIRHQSEVDGNNSQDEIRQNCVRRKRRKAARMALVKDYFCERDGGVLDASTPKDDSEIPARESWSEDKVEGSCALLETTLRERPTRAHETQARHEPKTPDDAALTSSIQGDVSPDTSTDETPPAQHRDTFVPEAEGTNESCSNQSSGFAFGSHMFDDNGTCPDPIAGEDDTSRDVEDITRRVSLMLEKASEANDSVMGSRDHQHVTKNSIEGCFDANLNVPLVENGTWSDAEDSSKQRSFNVTKIHQEPFAPSRLPLHQSKNDVPLENWQLQEKLTDEFIDTDLNVPEDTWNRADDAIEGETEDIQRRCQPDEREEEVEIASPEAEEPDDVENDHVKMNFDVAEEHCVEIRGGKIEICLDEDGADVELEEQDIKPGDEEQQSPGDDIRGSQSGHSRDPTQQNPDSAHLLDEEIESEDAQSESDGASAESDSDDEVELYMHCLRAVRTKDPSAEAAFNLSKRPSLSKTKALSSPMPSISEAAEEDRVAWRPESQADNVVRSPPTESAGKNAVSRDSRSSCSSISTMLLYIGLLAVFTLTAYYYDFLACFGLYVVTLVWLLCQGEKHSMKDNSIG; this is encoded by the exons ATGAatggcaaacacacacagcaaaaTCTAAGTGAG AAGTGGACGCCTGTTAATGAAG GTCTTGCCAAACTACATTGGTTCAAAAAAGTTCTTGAAGAGCGAACCTTCGCCACATCACCGACGTGCTGCTTGTTCCTGCTGTGCGGGGAGGAAGACAAACAGGTA CCCAGCGCCCCCATGGACTTTGAGGGACGAACCAGACCGGCCCCGGCCTGTCGCCTCCTCTTGCCGGGCCCGGAGGCGGACGAGGACGACGGCGACATGGTGATCAGCATCAGGCCCAAATCTTCCCCGCTGCCACGGAGAAAGAGCTCGCTCTCCGACGAGGACGACTCTGAGCTCGAGCAGCCGCCGCCTTGCGGCTCCAGGAGGGTGTCCTTTGCGGACGCCCTCGGTCAAAGTTTGGTGCAAGTGAAGGAGTTTGATTTGTGGGATGTGCCCAATCCGCCAGGAATGGAGTTCCTGGATGGCGAGGGACTAGCTACGGAGGAGTACCGCATGTCTCCTCTGACTTTCCAATCCCCGTTGTCTCCCGAGGATCTGCTGGTTAGGGTCCAGGAGCAGAAAGTCGAGCTGGAGTCCCTGGAGTTGATCCCGGGGACCACCACGCTGAAAGGCCTGATCTGCGTCCTCAACATGTCCTTCCACAAGGCCGTGTACGTGCGCACCACTTTGGACTGCTGGGCCAGCCACTTTGATCTCCTGACCGAGTACATCCCCACGTCGGGCCACGCTCACATGGATCGCTTCTCCTTCAAGCTGACCTTAGTGCCGCCCTTTGAAGAGCAGGGATCCCGAGTTGATTTTTGTCTGCGATACGAGACGCCCGTGGGTACGTTCTGGGCCAACAACGACAACAGGAACTACGTGCTGTTGTGCCAGAAAAGGAGCAAAGAGCAGAGGGAGAACCCCCAGATGCAAAATGGGCAGAAGAAAAGCTGCCTAAAGACTGTTTTGAG ATGTGACAGTCAAGCCTCTGCGGATGAAACACTTAGCCAAGAAAACTCGTCACCAG ATGGGTCAACAAATGGAGAAAGGGTTGACAATGAGCAAGTCATCCTAATTCGCCATCAGTCAGAAGTAGACGGGAACAATTCACAG GATGAGATCAGACAGAACTGCGTCCGACGAAAACGTCGAAAGGCGGCCCGCATGGCTCTGGTGAAGGACTACTTTTGTGAAAGAGACGGCGGCGTACTCGATGCGTCCACTCCGAAAGACGACAGCGAAATCCCAGCAAGGGAATCTTGGTCTGAAGACAAAGTTGAAGGTTCTTGCGCCCTTCTGGAAACCACTTTGAGGGAAAGGCCAACCCGAGCACACGAGACGCAGGCACGCCATGAGCCGAAGACACCCGACGATGCCGCGTTGACATCTTCAATCCAAGGCGACGTTAGCCCGGACACGTCAACCGACGAGACTCCGCCCGCTCAACATCGCGACACTTTTGTCCCCGAGGCTGAAGGAACAAACGAGAGCTGCTCAAATCAAAGCAGCGGCTTCGCTTTTGGAAGTCACATGTTCGACGACAATGGGACGTGTCCGGATCCGATTGCGGGAGAAGACGATACCAGCCGTGACGTTGAAGACATAACTCGCCGGGTTAGTTTGATGCTTGAGAAGGCGTCAGAAGCGAACGATTCTGTGATGGGATCAAGAGATCATCAACATGTGACAAAGAACTCGATTGAAGGTTGCTTCGACGCCAACCTGAATGTTCCTCTTGTGGAAAACGGCACATGGAGTGACGCAGAGGATTCTAGTAAACAAAGAAGTTTCAACGTAACCAAGATTCACCAAGAGCCGTTTGCACCATCGCGTCTGCCCTTGCACCAAAGCAAAAATGATGTCCCGCTCGAGAATTGGCAGCTTCAGGAAAAGCTCACTGATGAGTTCATTGACACTGATTTGAATGTTCCTGAAGACACTTGGAATCGGGCTGACGATGCTATCGAAGGTGAAACCGAGGACATTCAGCGCCGCTGTCAACCAGATGAGCGAGAGGAGGAAGTTGAAATTGCATCTCCAGAGGCAGAAGAACCTGATGATGTCGAAAACGATCACGTGAAGATGAATTTCGACGTAGCTGAAGAACATTGTGTGGAGATCCGGGGTGGTAAAATAGAGATATGTTTAGATGAAGATGGAGCAGATGTGGAATTGGAGGAGCAAGACATCAAGCCAGGAGATGAAGAGCAGCAAAGCCCGGGTGATGACATCAGGGGGTCACAATCGGGTCACTCGCGTGATCCGACTCAACAGAATCCAGATAGCGCCCATCTCCTTGATGAAGAAATCGAGAGTGAGGACGCACAATCCGAGAGCGACGGCGCATCGGCCGAATCGGACTCGGACGACGAGGTGGAGCTCTACATGCACTGCCTGCGAGCGGTCCGCACCAAAGACCCGAGCGCCGAAGCAGCCTTCAACCTTAGCAAGAGGCCCTCTCTAAGCAAAACCAAAGCTCTCTCCTCACCCATGCCGTCCATCAGCGAGGCTGCGGAGGAGGACCGTGTCGCCTGGCGTCCGGAAAGCCAAGCGGATAATGTCGTCCGGTCGCCACCGACGGAATCCGCTGGCAAAAACGCGGTGAGCCGCGACAGCCGCTCCTCCTGCAGCTCCATCTCCACAATGTTGCTGTACATTGGCTTGTTAGCAGTATTTACGTTGACGGCTTATTATTACGATTTTCTGGCATGTTTTGGCCTCTACGTGGTTACGCTGGTGTGGCTCTTGTGTCAGGGAGAAAAACACTCCATGAAAGACAACTCCATAGGCTAA